The following coding sequences are from one Verrucosispora sp. WMMD573 window:
- a CDS encoding helix-turn-helix transcriptional regulator: MGERGDWASLRERRMAEPGAAEAYDATQLAFELGRAIRELRERRGWSQAQLAKESGMTQSAVARFEAGGTVPTLPVLERLAAALDVSLSVSFKPRDAAA; this comes from the coding sequence ATGGGCGAGCGTGGTGATTGGGCCTCGCTGCGGGAGCGGCGGATGGCCGAGCCGGGGGCGGCGGAGGCGTACGACGCGACGCAGTTGGCGTTCGAACTCGGTCGTGCGATTCGGGAGCTTCGTGAGCGCCGAGGTTGGAGTCAGGCACAGCTTGCCAAGGAATCGGGGATGACGCAGTCGGCGGTCGCACGGTTCGAGGCCGGCGGCACCGTCCCGACCCTGCCCGTGTTGGAGCGGTTGGCGGCGGCCTTGGACGTGAGCCTCAGCGTCAGTTTCAAGCCACGCGACGCGGCGGCCTGA